TCGACCTGGTGCCGGGCCCGCGGACCGAGGACGTGTCGGAGCGCATCGAGAGGCGCATCCGCGACTCCGACGCCGAGGGCGTGCTGGTCGTGAAGAACGGGCTGCCGGTGCGACGCGAGGCGCGGCTGCGCGAGGCCGGCGTCGTCTTCACCGACCTCGCCACCGCGCTGCGCGAGCACGAGGACCTCGTCAGGCAGCACCTCTACACGGCCGTCAACGCGCCCATGACGAAGTTCACGGCGCTGAACTCGGCGCTGTGGACGGGCGGCACGTTCGTCTACGTGCCGAAGGACGTCGAGGTCGAGCTGCCGCTCGGCACGTTCACGACGGCCGACAGGGGCGGCCTCGGCGCCGGGCGCACGCTGATCGTCGTGGACGTGAACGCCAAGGCCACCTTCATCGACGAGTTCACGTCGGACCCGCTGCCGGGACGGCTGTTCCACGACCACGCCACCGAGATCGTCCTCAAGGACGGCGCGAAGCTCCGGTACGTGAGCCTGCAGAACTGGAGCCGCGAGGTCGCGCACGTGCACAAGCAGCGCGCGTTCGTGGGCCGTGACGCCCGCCTCGAGTCGCTCACGGTGAGCCTCGGCGGCGACGCCGCGCGCGTCGAGATCGAGTCCGAGCTGGGCGGCCCCGGCGCCGAGAGCGAGATGCTCGGCCTCTACTTCGCCGACGAGGGCCAGCACTTCAACCAGTACACGGTGCAGCACCACTCGGCGCCGCGCGCGTTCTCCGACGTGCTGTTCAAGGGCGCCGTGCGCGACGCCAGCACCGCCGTCTACTCTGGCATCATCGTCGTCGACCCCGGCGCGCAGAAGACCGACGCCTACCAGACGAACCGCAACCTGCTCCTCGACCGCGA
This DNA window, taken from Trueperaceae bacterium, encodes the following:
- the sufD gene encoding Fe-S cluster assembly protein SufD; the protein is MAELTDNPAVAAPAVDALVASRGEPDWLAGERRAALKTFEATPWPGPRDELWRYTQLERFAVTGLDLVPGPRTEDVSERIERRIRDSDAEGVLVVKNGLPVRREARLREAGVVFTDLATALREHEDLVRQHLYTAVNAPMTKFTALNSALWTGGTFVYVPKDVEVELPLGTFTTADRGGLGAGRTLIVVDVNAKATFIDEFTSDPLPGRLFHDHATEIVLKDGAKLRYVSLQNWSREVAHVHKQRAFVGRDARLESLTVSLGGDAARVEIESELGGPGAESEMLGLYFADEGQHFNQYTVQHHSAPRAFSDVLFKGAVRDASTAVYSGIIVVDPGAQKTDAYQTNRNLLLDRDSEAVSIPQLEIAANDVKCSHGSTTGPVPDDQRFYLMSRGLRPEVAEHVLVTGFLHEVMSRVTLPKVAEYVERVVQAKLGVPGVREKL